Part of the Nostoc sp. PCC 7524 genome is shown below.
TTTAGGTGATTACCAAGTAGTCACCGTATTTGGTGCTAGTGAAAATCCCCGTAGAAATTATTTAGAAAAATTACAAAACAAACTCCAAATCTTTCCCCTATGAAAACAACAAATAGCACGAATCATGTTAATACTCTCATCATCACCGTAGGAACTAGGCAAATAGGTTGGCGTTGTAAAGATGGCATCATCCGTTCCTTTGGTGCAGATGGTAATATTGGCTATCCAGCCCATATCAAGGAATTATATCAAGAATTAGGAATAGAACGAGGTAATCATCTAGAAGGTGATACAACCTATCCTTGGAGTGGTCGAGATTTAGGACAACGCTACTATGAATATTGTAAAGAATGGCTAGGTGGTGATTTTAATAATATTGAATTATTGCTAGATAAAACAATTATTGGATCAGGAATTAAACAAGGATTAAAACATATTATTCTTTGGGGTACAGACCAACCAGAAAACATTCCTTGGAATTATCGCCGCCTTGATACACTGTGGATAGCAGAATTAATGGCAGGTAAAATTAAAAGTTTATTTCCTGATGTTAGAGTTGATATTCATGCACCAAAAATCAACGCTAATGATAGCGAAGCAATTCGGCAAGAATTAGAACAATTAGTTTTAAAAGAAGCTATCAATGCTTTTTCACCTACTAAAGATGAAGAATTTGTACTCTGGATACAAACAAAAGGATGTACCCCTGTAATTGCTTCTAATGTAGAAATTTGTGCAGCAGCTTTAGTCCGTCAATATCAAGTATTTAATGCCAGTCCTGATGAACCAAAGGAATTTTTTACTAAATTAGAAAATGGTTTAGTAACTGCTAATCATTCTCAGAGTTTTACATTAATTCCAATGGCAGAATATTTTTGGTCATTGGAAAAACTACGTATTAAATCAGCTTGGGAAAGAGGCGATTTTTCTGAAGCACAAATTTGGTTATCAGTCCACCAAAATCGTCATAAAGTTTTATATAAATTAGCTGGTTTTTTAGCACAATATAGCAATTGTGAATCAAATGATGAGTTTTACAGCAAACTCAAAGATTGGATAGGTTCTAATGATGTGAGTAACTTAGTTAATGCAGAACAAGTTACAACTTGGAAAACCCAAATTCAAAAAATGCAAGCTGACAAAACTATTAATCTATGGGAATCTACCATTATCTTAGAACTGTGTCTGAAACGAGAAACTTATACAACAGCATTTATTCAGTTTGCTCAACTCTTAGAACGATTATTATATATCCAATCAATAACACACAATTGGATTGCTAAAGGTTGGATATTAGCTAAAAGTAATGACCCATCGCTAGCAGAATTAATGCAAGGTTGGTGTCAGTATAAAAGATTCAATCAAGATAGTAAATGGTCTAAACTGTTGTACGATATTCGGCAAAACCGTAATCAAATTATTCATAAAGGTGAATCTATCACACCAAGAATAATTCGTGCTATCTGGGCTAATAATGGTTTCCCTGTTCAATACCCAGAAACAGCAGAAGTCATTAAGAACTTGATGATGGATGTACTCAAAGAAATTAGCACACCTCCTAGCTTGGATCAATTGTTGATGCGATCGCTATATCAATGGGGGCTGAATTATCTTCAAGATGCTAGTTAATACTTTACCTGAATGCTCATAGAGTTAGTTTTACTAATTGTACATTGCAAATTTATCAAAGATTAAGGGTCAACCTGAGTTTAGACATTTCCCATGCTGCATCTTGAGAAAACGCAACTATAACAATAAGCGATCGCCTCCAACCAAATTCTTAGAGGAAAAATCAAGTATGCGATCGCCCCTGTAAAGGGCAAACTACCAGTAGAACCGCCCCTGTAAACATCTACCTATGGCTACCCTAATTCCCTCATTTAATAGCTGCTCAATGCGAATGACCCCCGGCGAGAGGAGGTTAGCCGAGCGTTTGGAGGAAAAATTAGAGGATGATTACCTGCTATGGTATGACGTACCAGTTGGTAAAAAGCAGCTACATCCAGATTTTATTGTGCTGCACCCCAGCCGGGGCTTGTTCATCCTTGAGGTGAAAGACTGGAAACTCGACACTATTAAAAGTATCAACCCCTCCACAGTCACCATCATTACTGAGGATGGGGTCAAGGAAGTTCAACACCCACTACAACAGGCCAGAGATTATGCCCTAGCAGTCAACAAGATGCTAGAAAAAGATGCTCTTTTGGTGCAGCAAGCAGGTAATTATCAAGGTAAACTAATCATCCCCTACGGTTACGGTGTGGTATTGACTAACATTACCCGCAAAGCATTCAATGAAAGTGAACTACCAGCCGTATTTGAGTCACACTTGGTTATCTGCAAAGATGAGATGCTACCTAGCACCGATGCAGGTGAGTTTCAACAACGGCTTTGGGATTTATCAGCATATCAATTTGGCAAGACCCTTACTAGCAGCCAAATAGATAGAATCCGGTGGCATATCTTCCCAGATTTACGCATCAGTGCCAAACAATTATCTTTATTTGATGTAGACACCACCACTGAAGAATCACCACAGTTGCAAATCCCAGATATTCTCAAAATTATGGACTTGCAACAGGAACAGTTAGCCAGGAGTTTGGGAGACGGGCATCGGGTAATTCATGGTGTAGCTGGTTCAGGTAAAACCATGATTTTAGCTTACCGTTGTCAGCATCTTGCTCAAGTTGGTAATAAGCCCATATTGGTACTGTGTTTCAATGTCTCTCTTGCTGCCAAACTAAGGCAGGTGGTTCAAGAAGACCCGAACAAAATCAGCCGCATCAAAGTACGACACTTTCACGGCTGGTGCATGGATTTACTCAAGAAATACCGTATCCCCAAACCTGACTTTAGAGAATATCAAGGTGAAGCTTACATCAACGAACTGGTAAACCGAGTTATCGCCGCCGTTGACGCTCAAAAAATACCAGCCGGAACTTATGACGCTGTGATGCTAGATGAAGGCCACGACTTTAAAGGGGAGTGGTTAAAACTGGTTGCACAGATGGTCAATCCAGAAACCAATTCTTTGCTTATTCTCTATGACGATGCTCAAAACCTCTACGGCGAAAAACGCGACAAGAAATTTAGTTTTAAGAGTGTAGGCATCCAGGCACAAGGACGCACCACCATACTAAAACTCAACTACCGCAACACAGAACAGGTGTTAAAGGTAGCCTACGAATTTGCTAAGGAAGTGATGACCCCCAGCACCGGGGATGATGACCAAGTGGTATTAATAGAACCAGCTAGTGCAGGAAGACAAGGAGCAAAACCAGATTTAATTAAACTTCCCAGTTTTAAACATGAGGTAGATTATCTAGCCGAACGGGTGCAACAATTGCATGAGCGTGGTACAGCTTGGAACGAAATAGCCATTATTTATCGCCTTAGATTCATGGGCGATCGCATATACAACCACTTCCAAAAAATGCAAATCCCCATCGAATGGGTAAATGCCAACAGTGAAAGTCGCAACTATCACCCAGATGAGCCAAGCATTAAACTCATGACTATGCACTCATCTAAAGGGCTAGAGTTCCCAATGGTGTTAATTCCTGGCATTGGTTTTATGCCTGACCAGTACGGACACAGCACACCAGAAGAAGAAGCGCGGTTACTTTACGTGGGAATGACAAGGGCGATTGAGCAGTTGATTCTGACTTGCGATCGCTCCTCCCAATTTACTCGGCGTTTGGAGGCAGTATTACAACATAATTCTTAGAGGAAAACCTAAGCGTAAGCGATCGCTTTACCTCTCAAAACGCTCATGCCCAATGTGAACCTGCCACTCCACAACTCTAGCAG
Proteins encoded:
- a CDS encoding 3'-5' exonuclease, whose product is MATLIPSFNSCSMRMTPGERRLAERLEEKLEDDYLLWYDVPVGKKQLHPDFIVLHPSRGLFILEVKDWKLDTIKSINPSTVTIITEDGVKEVQHPLQQARDYALAVNKMLEKDALLVQQAGNYQGKLIIPYGYGVVLTNITRKAFNESELPAVFESHLVICKDEMLPSTDAGEFQQRLWDLSAYQFGKTLTSSQIDRIRWHIFPDLRISAKQLSLFDVDTTTEESPQLQIPDILKIMDLQQEQLARSLGDGHRVIHGVAGSGKTMILAYRCQHLAQVGNKPILVLCFNVSLAAKLRQVVQEDPNKISRIKVRHFHGWCMDLLKKYRIPKPDFREYQGEAYINELVNRVIAAVDAQKIPAGTYDAVMLDEGHDFKGEWLKLVAQMVNPETNSLLILYDDAQNLYGEKRDKKFSFKSVGIQAQGRTTILKLNYRNTEQVLKVAYEFAKEVMTPSTGDDDQVVLIEPASAGRQGAKPDLIKLPSFKHEVDYLAERVQQLHERGTAWNEIAIIYRLRFMGDRIYNHFQKMQIPIEWVNANSESRNYHPDEPSIKLMTMHSSKGLEFPMVLIPGIGFMPDQYGHSTPEEEARLLYVGMTRAIEQLILTCDRSSQFTRRLEAVLQHNS